The Eleutherodactylus coqui strain aEleCoq1 chromosome 13, aEleCoq1.hap1, whole genome shotgun sequence genome includes a window with the following:
- the PSMD11 gene encoding 26S proteasome non-ATPase regulatory subunit 11, translating to MATAAVIEFQRAQEMLVTDRAASIDILQSIVKRDIQESDEEAVRVKEQSILELGGLLAKTGQAAELGGLLKYVRPFLNSISKAKAARLVRSLLDLFLDMEAATGQEVELCLECIEWAKAEKRTFLRQALEARLVSLYFDTKRYQEALQLGSQLLRELKKMDDKALLVEVQLLESKTYHALSNLPKARAALTSARTTANAIYCPPKLQAALDMQSGIIHAAEEKDWKTAYSYFYEAFEGYDSIDSPRAITALKYMLLCKIMLNTPEDVQALVSGKLALRYAGRQTEALKCVAQASKNRSLANFEKALTDYKAELREDPIITTHLAKLYDNLLEQNLIRVIEPFSRVQIDHISSLIKLSKPEVERKLSQMILDKKFHGILDQGEGVLIIFDEPPVDKTYEAALETIQNMSKVVDSLYNKAKKLT from the exons ATGGCGACAGCGGCTGTGATCGAATTCCAGAGAGCGCAAGAAATGCTGGTGACGGACCGGGCGGCGAGTATAGACATCCTGCAGTCTATAG TGAAGCGGGACATTCAGGAAAGCGATGAGGAAGCCGTACGCGTCAAGGAGCAGAGCATCTTGGAGCTGGGTGGGCTCCTGGCCAAAACCGGGCAGGCAGCAG AGCTCGGTGGTCTTCTGAAATATGTCCGCCCCTTCCTGAACTCCATCAGTAAGGCAAAAGCAGCCCGTCTTGTGAGATCTCTCCTGGACCTGTTCTTGGACATGGAGGCTGCTACTGGACAGGAG GTGGAGCTCTGCTTGGAGTGCATTGAATGGGCCAAGGCTGAGAAGAGAACCTTTCTGCGCCAGGCACTTGAG GCTCGACTCGTGTCGCTCTACTTTGACACTAAGCGTTACCAAGAGGCGTTGCAATTAG GTTCACAACTTCTACGAGAACTGAAAAAGATGGATGACAAAGCCCTTTTGGTGGAGGTTCAACTCCTGGAGAGCAAGACCTACCATGCCCTTAGCAACTTACCCAAAGCCAGAGCCGCCCTAACGTCTGCCCGTACTACAGCAAATGCCATCTATTGCCCACCCAAGCTCCAGGCTGCACTGGACATGCAGTCGG GCATAATCCATGCAGCAGAAGAGAAGGATTGGAAAACGGCTTACTCCTATTTCTATGAGGCTTTTGAGGGATACGATTCCATTGACAGTCCCAGAGCTATCACAGCACTGAAGTACATGCTGCTGTGCAAGATCATGTTGAACAC GCCAGAAGATGTGCAGGCCTTGGTCAGCGGGAAGCTGGCACTCCGTTACGCTGGACGGCAG ACAGAAGCATTGAAGTGTGTGGCTCAGGCCAGCAAGAATCGCTCTCTTGCCAATTTTGAAAAG GCACTGACAGACTACAAGGCAGAGTTGCGGGAGGATCCCATTATTACTACTCACCTGGCTAAACTCTATGACAACCTGTTGGAACAGAACCTTATTCGAGTCATTGAGCCTTTCTCTAGAGTACAG ATTGATCACATATCCAGTCTCATCAAATTGTCAAAG CCCGAGGTAGAACGCAAACTCTCCCAGATGATCCTAGACAAGAAATTTCACG GCATCCTAGATCAGGGAGAGGGGGTGTTGATTATTTTTGACGAACCGCCTGTAGATAAGACGTACGAAGCCGCTCTGGAAACCATTCAGAACATGAGCAAAGTGGTGGACTCTCTgtataacaaggccaagaaactgaCATAG